The following DNA comes from Rhizobium lusitanum.
TCCGCGTCCGCAACGCCGTCACGATCGCGGTCGGCGACCTGGAGGATTTCGTCCTCGCCAGCACGCTCAATGAGATCGGACAGCGTCGCATAAACGGCCATGACTACACCTGCTGTTCGGATTCGGCAGCTTCTTTGGCGCGCGGCTCGACGGCCTCGGCATCTTCAAGCTGCTCAAGCACCGTGGCGGAGACATCGACAATCTCATCCGGCATGCGCTTGACACCGTCGATACGTGCAGGTTTCAGCAGTACGACGCTGAACTTCTCCACCTGATCGGCGGCATCGCCTTTTTTCGCGGCCATGGTCTTTCCTTTTCAAAGGTTGTTGATGAACTGCCGCTGTTGGCTGGCGCATGACGCCAGCCGGGCTAAGGACATTGTCCTCGCGACGCTCCCGCTCGAAATCCACCCGAAGGCGTCAGAGGACGTCTTCCAAAAGATATCCAAGCTCCGGAGCCGCCACGACTTCCTTGACGCTTTCGCCGGAGCGGACACGGACGGACCCCTTGAGACCGATCTTCGGTTCGTCCATCGATCCGGAGACGCGTTCGCCATGCTGTGCAGTCCAGGCAAAGGTCGGCGTCGCATCTATCGAGCTGGCGAGAGGTGCCTTGAAGAACAGCAACGCATTGCCGCTCCAGGCGCGCTGCATGCTGACGGCCTGCCCCTTCTTCGAGCTGTTGATCCAGCCTTCGCCGATGATGATGTCATCCAGCTCCAACAGATCAGCCACGGCGCGCTTGTTCGCCATGCCCTTGTCGGATCCGGATACTGTAAGCGCCTGAAGCACAGTCGGGTTGGTGCGTAAGCCGGTCCATTCGACGCGGCCCAGCACCATGTTGTTCGGGCGCATGACCATGGTGTCGGCGGCTTCGCTGATCAGCCGGATCGGATTGCTGGCGGCATCCGACCACTTGTCCGTGCCGGTCAGTGTTTCCTTGTTGCTGGCAGGATAGAGACTTCCGTCGAACGCCTTGTTGGCGACGCGGACTTCGCGATCCAGAAGCACCAGATCGATGAGCTTCTGCGCGGAGAACGCGCGCGGATCGTAGCCGGCCGGCGCATTGTTGATGTCATCGAGCGGAATGACGTCGTCGAGACCGTAATCGTCGGTCTTGTCTTCGTGCTCGTCACCCTGAAACTCGACTTCATTGGGCGAGGACTTACGGCCGACTTTCGTGTCCTGGACGGTGATGAACTGACCGAACGCGAACGACCACCAGGTGAACTTCTTCTTCGGCAGGTTCGGCGTCAGGCGCGGCATCACCAGGTCGGCGATCAGCGTATTGTTCTTGTAGGCGTTGATGATACCGGTCAGCACCGGATCGACGGGGAACGGCGTGCCGCTCGTGCTCATGTTGACTCCTTAGAAAGTTGAGGGCGATCAGCCCTGGATCTGGCCGGGGGTTACGAGGACACGGGCGATGTCACCAGAGACAGCGCCGATGGTGAGGATGCCGCCTGTTCGCGCGTTGGCGGCGGCGGCGGGAGCTGCGGCGACGGCCTTGCCGCCAGCACCGGCCGTGAAGAACGAGCCGAAGGTGACAGTGCCGCCAACCTGGACTTCGGTTTCGCCAAACAGAACGACATCGATGCGCTCGCCGGCCGCAGCACCGCCCGGATAATCGGTGACACCGATGATCTTGTCGGCGGGCGCGGTCGCAAGATCGACCTGACCGTCAGATGCGCCAGCCTTGACCAGCACCTGGTGACCGATGGCCGCGACAGCGACGAAAGACTTGATAAGCTTGCTCATGCTGGACCCTTTCTGGCCTTAGCGTTTGGTGAGGCGCATGGCCGCTTCAGCCGGCGAGATTGTCTCGCCACGCCCGCGCGCCGCTTCGATTTCGGTATTGATCGCGTCCTTGACATGGGCCGGATCGGAGAAGTCGGGACCGTCGCCGGCAGCGACCTCGCCCGTTGCCACGGGAACTGGCAGCTTGCCGAGCAACTGGCGGAAGCCCTCGCGAGCGGACAGCGACTTGCTTTCGCCATCTTCCGAGAACGAAAGAACGCCATTGTCCAGGTCAGCGAAGATCGCCGTCACCAACGGCTTCAGCCCGACAGGGAGACGGCCGGCCGAAACAACTCCGTTGACGAACACTTCGTCTTCGGCAGTGCGGGCGGCGCGCGCAGTCTCTTCGTTCTTGCGGGCCTTTTCCGCAAAGCTCGTTTCACGCTCCGCGATCTCACGCTCACGGCGTTCCAGTTCGGCAATTTTGGCTGCGTCCATGACATCCTCTTTTTCGGTGTAGGTGGTGAACGGTGCTGCGGGCTCCGGATCGCGGATCAGCTGTGCAGCCTCGGTGATGGTGTCGATGCGCCAGGACGGAACGACCGCGTCGGCCGCTTCGATGCCCTTGTCGGCGATGATCGATTCCCGGAAAGTACGAAACAGGCCGGCGATCGTGTCGAAGACCCACGCCGTCCGAACGATGGCCGCATCATCGAACTGGACAACATCGGCGTCGTCGGCGAACTCGATCGACTTCAATCCCTTCACGGCGGGCGCTGCCGCGCCCAGGAAGCCGACGTGCTTCAGGTAATATTTCCCTGGCGTCGGGTTGTTCGGATGATTGGGCGGATAGAAGCTCGAAGAGACCTTGCTGAACCGACGATCCTTCACCAGCTCGGCAAACTGCGGCTCGACGTTTTGCGGCTCGGCAACAAGATGACCGTCCCTGAACGAAACGGACTTGATCCAGCCATAGGCCGGTGCATCCTGTTTCGGATGCCCGACGACGATCGGCGCTTCATGCAGCGCCGTATCGTATTGCGTGGCGATCGCCTGCAGGTCGTCATCCGTGAAGGAAAACGGCCGGCCTTGGCTATCGGTGTGGTTGCCAGTGCGGAAAATATCGATCGGTTTCATGCCGGGCAGATTGGCCCAGGGCATTTCGGCAAAACAGCCGCAAGGGTTTGTGGGAAACCGGCGATCGGAAGCGATTAGCCTGTCAGAGACATATCACACCCGCCCCCAGGGGCAAGGCTTCGCCGTTAAAGTGGTTTCTAAGGCCGTAGACGGCGATTGAGGCGTCGCCTGCGGCAATCTCCCGTCCGGAGCCCCTGAGCGCGTTTCTGGGGCCGCTATTTCGATCCGGCCGTATTCTCGATCGCATCCAGGAAGTGATCCTCAATGATCTCCTGAATACGGACCTGGTCCTCGCTGCTGAAGCCGAGAAATTGACGCCGGGGGATTGTGACCTTTTTCACCATGAAGGTCTGCCCGCCCATGGAGAACATCAGCGCGGCGGCGTTCTTCGGAACGATGGTTGCGCCCTCGTTGTGGGCACGGGCGTAGATCACATTGGAGCCGATCTCCACCCCGCTCGATGCGAGCTGCCAGATGATGCTGGACAGATCGCGCGTCGCGCCGACAAGGATCGAAGCGCCCTTCTTCGTGAGGGCATAGAGATCGTTGAGCTTCTGCCAGGCATTGCCGTCCGGATCCTGCTGGGTGCGAAACCGCTCCTTGGTCGCCTCGGCCTCATACTCGCCGATGTTCTTGTAAACGGGCGTCAGGGTGCCGGCCGCAGCCAGCAGGCGATCGAGGGCGTCAATGATTTCCTTGTCGTCGATCGTCAGTGTTGCTGCGCTCATTTTGGCCTCCATTGTTTTGCGCGGCCACGCGTAGTATATTTGAGGCATGGCAGATCGAGGCTTTCCGGAGCCCTCCGTAGATCTGTCTGCCCGAGGCGCGCACCGGAATGCGCGCCTTTATTTTTTGCGGTAGAGCAACGCACCTTTCCTGAACCCCTGAATGTAGCTATCGGTGGTGTCGAAACCGGTGATGGCGGTCCAGCCGGCCTTCGTCCATTCGAAGCGAAGGAAGAGGCTCTTTCCGTCCGGCAACAGGACGCGTTTCAAATAGGCCCTTCGCAGCACGATGCCTGACTTGACGCTGGCCCAGTCAACCCAGATCTCGTCGGGCTCCCTGATGGCATCCGCCAGGAGAGCAGCATATTGACCGCGTCCGCGCTTGCCGCTCTTGAGACCAACGACAGTGCCGTCAGGCATGCGTTGCTCGAAGAGTGCCTTGCTGATGGCAATGATGCCGCCCGATGGGTCCCGGTAATAGCCTTTCTCGTCGCCTTGCAAGCCGAACCGCGACAGAAAGGCCGACGCATATTCGTCAGGCCCCCGATCGGCGGGAAGAACTTCTGTCGGATCCGCCTTCGTCTCTGGCGGCAATGGAGGCAGTGATCGCTGCTGCGGCACGGCATCTGCAGGGGCGAGCGGCTGGCGCAGCTCCGTGGGCACGATGCCAGAAAGCCATTCCTCGCCGACATTGTAGTCCCAGCCGCGATCGATGCCGGGATAACGCAGCTCCGGATAGCCGGTGCGTGGATCCACGCTCTCATATGGCGTCAGGTCCGGAGCCTCATCGGGACCGGATTTTCCAAGCCGCTTCAAATCCCGTTCAGAGAGGGCTTTGACATCGCAACCACAGCCCCAGCCGTTTGGCGGAAACATGTATCTCCAGGCAGGGTCGATCGTAGCGAGAACAAGGCCATCCCAATGTAGATGCAGCAAACGGGGATGCAGTGCACGTGAATGGACATACTGGAGATAGGGCCGGTATTTCAGAACGTCCGGATCGGTCAGCTGCTTCCAGCGCCCAGCCATATAGGATGTGCGCATGTTCGTCCTGTAGATGATCCCGGCGCGCCATTCGTGGCGCTCCTCGTCAGTGCCGCCCTTGGCATTAAACTTCCAGCCGGTGCGATCGACGATCTCGTCAAAGGTCTTTCGAAACTCGTTAAAGCCCGTGCCGGCAGTGCGAGCCGTCAGCAGTGCCGCCATGAAATCCGAGAGCATATCGTCGCGGGCGATGCCGGCCACGGTGAAGCCGCGCACCTGGCCCTGCCGCATGACATCGTCCCAGCGCTTGGTCGGCAGGTTGACCTTGTTGCGCAGAAAGTCGATCGCTTCCTGGAAAGGGAGTTGATCAGCCATTGCCGGATGCTTGCCCTTCCAGGTCCGCCGCCACAGTCGCCTGCGCCATTAGCTGTGCGAGATCGTCGATCGACATGTCGCCGGACAATCGCGCCAGGCGCTCGGCCAGATCGTCATAGGATGTCGCCTCGCTAAAGGCTGCCTCGATATCGGCGATCATGGTGTCGATCGCCGGCCGGCCGAGGGTGGCCAGTTGGTCCGAAAGATCCGCGACGGTTTTCTCGGACTGCGTTTCCGGACGCTCCGGATCGGCGAAGGCAAGACCTGCGGCGGCACTCGGCTGCTGGTCGGCTGGGTTTGGTTCGGCAATCTTCTGCTGCTCTACCCACTCGCCGCCATAGGTATCGTTGATGTAGTCCACCGAGGCTGGCTTATAGCCCATGCCGTAAATGGTCTCGTCGCGCTTGACCTTTTCGTCCAGATCTTCGGCCTCGGAGAAGTCGCGCCATACGTCCGGAACCGCTTCGCCCGGATAGTTTAGATCCACGTACCACTGAACCGCTGTTTCCTTGATGGTCTGGCAAGTCAAATCCGCATCGGCCTTCGCGATCGCGATACGGACTTCGTTGTGGATTTCGCCCAGGGACCGAGCACCGCGTTCACCGGAATTGGTGCTCAAGGTCTCACCCAATACCGCTTCGCTCATTAGCTCGTCGAGATAGCGCGAAAGTGTCGCGAATTGATCGCCCTGGGTCTTGGCTTCGAGCAGCTCGACCTTCACGTTCTCGGGAAAGATGAGGCTGTCGGATCCCTGCATGGACGCAAACACACCCGCCAGCTGATCTTGTTTCAGCTGATCGAAGCCACCCTGATACTGTCCAAGCGTCGTCGGCGACGCATGCTTGCGGGTGGCCTGTAGCCAGTTTGCCAAAACCTGGCGCTTGAACCAGGCGGGCCAGAACAGCACCGAACCGAGGCCGACGCCGTAGGGGTCGTCATCGTCGTCATCGACGGAATGGCGATGGATAACAAACTTACGATCTGGCACCGCAATGCCGTCGACCGGTGAAGATCGGGTCAGGACGCGCAGGTTTCCATCCATATCGAACCGGAAGCGCCGCTGTTTCTTGACCTTGATCGAAGAGGGCTTCCAGACACCTTCGTCGTTGATCCACATGATCTCGCCGACAGCAAAGCCCTTCAGCACAGCACCCAGCAGCCCTTTGGTCAGGCGGTCAAAATTGACCGCCTTCAGCCATAGTTCAACCTCGGCCGCGATCCGCTTGTCGATCCGGCGATCGGAAGCCTCGAACACCTTCCATTCCCGGCTGACCACTTCGAGCTTGCGCTTCTGCAGGATGGCAAAGGCATGTGGATCGCGTCGGATCTCGTCATAGACCTTGTAGGCCGACGCGCCGCCACGCGACACTAGTACCTCGTCCGTCGGCTGCATAACCGTCTGGAAGAACGGCACAAACGGGTCCGACTGTATGGTTGCGATTTCCGTGGTGACCGGATTTGCCATGTTACATCCTCAAGAAGTTGGTCAGGGTTGCAACCAGCGTATTG
Coding sequences within:
- a CDS encoding capsid protein, yielding MSTSGTPFPVDPVLTGIINAYKNNTLIADLVMPRLTPNLPKKKFTWWSFAFGQFITVQDTKVGRKSSPNEVEFQGDEHEDKTDDYGLDDVIPLDDINNAPAGYDPRAFSAQKLIDLVLLDREVRVANKAFDGSLYPASNKETLTGTDKWSDAASNPIRLISEAADTMVMRPNNMVLGRVEWTGLRTNPTVLQALTVSGSDKGMANKRAVADLLELDDIIIGEGWINSSKKGQAVSMQRAWSGNALLFFKAPLASSIDATPTFAWTAQHGERVSGSMDEPKIGLKGSVRVRSGESVKEVVAAPELGYLLEDVL
- a CDS encoding peptidase → MPWANLPGMKPIDIFRTGNHTDSQGRPFSFTDDDLQAIATQYDTALHEAPIVVGHPKQDAPAYGWIKSVSFRDGHLVAEPQNVEPQFAELVKDRRFSKVSSSFYPPNHPNNPTPGKYYLKHVGFLGAAAPAVKGLKSIEFADDADVVQFDDAAIVRTAWVFDTIAGLFRTFRESIIADKGIEAADAVVPSWRIDTITEAAQLIRDPEPAAPFTTYTEKEDVMDAAKIAELERREREIAERETSFAEKARKNEETARAARTAEDEVFVNGVVSAGRLPVGLKPLVTAIFADLDNGVLSFSEDGESKSLSAREGFRQLLGKLPVPVATGEVAAGDGPDFSDPAHVKDAINTEIEAARGRGETISPAEAAMRLTKR
- a CDS encoding phage virion morphogenesis protein, with the protein product MSAATLTIDDKEIIDALDRLLAAAGTLTPVYKNIGEYEAEATKERFRTQQDPDGNAWQKLNDLYALTKKGASILVGATRDLSSIIWQLASSGVEIGSNVIYARAHNEGATIVPKNAAALMFSMGGQTFMVKKVTIPRRQFLGFSSEDQVRIQEIIEDHFLDAIENTAGSK
- a CDS encoding PBECR2 nuclease fold domain-containing protein, whose amino-acid sequence is MADQLPFQEAIDFLRNKVNLPTKRWDDVMRQGQVRGFTVAGIARDDMLSDFMAALLTARTAGTGFNEFRKTFDEIVDRTGWKFNAKGGTDEERHEWRAGIIYRTNMRTSYMAGRWKQLTDPDVLKYRPYLQYVHSRALHPRLLHLHWDGLVLATIDPAWRYMFPPNGWGCGCDVKALSERDLKRLGKSGPDEAPDLTPYESVDPRTGYPELRYPGIDRGWDYNVGEEWLSGIVPTELRQPLAPADAVPQQRSLPPLPPETKADPTEVLPADRGPDEYASAFLSRFGLQGDEKGYYRDPSGGIIAISKALFEQRMPDGTVVGLKSGKRGRGQYAALLADAIREPDEIWVDWASVKSGIVLRRAYLKRVLLPDGKSLFLRFEWTKAGWTAITGFDTTDSYIQGFRKGALLYRKK
- a CDS encoding DUF935 domain-containing protein; the encoded protein is MANPVTTEIATIQSDPFVPFFQTVMQPTDEVLVSRGGASAYKVYDEIRRDPHAFAILQKRKLEVVSREWKVFEASDRRIDKRIAAEVELWLKAVNFDRLTKGLLGAVLKGFAVGEIMWINDEGVWKPSSIKVKKQRRFRFDMDGNLRVLTRSSPVDGIAVPDRKFVIHRHSVDDDDDDPYGVGLGSVLFWPAWFKRQVLANWLQATRKHASPTTLGQYQGGFDQLKQDQLAGVFASMQGSDSLIFPENVKVELLEAKTQGDQFATLSRYLDELMSEAVLGETLSTNSGERGARSLGEIHNEVRIAIAKADADLTCQTIKETAVQWYVDLNYPGEAVPDVWRDFSEAEDLDEKVKRDETIYGMGYKPASVDYINDTYGGEWVEQQKIAEPNPADQQPSAAAGLAFADPERPETQSEKTVADLSDQLATLGRPAIDTMIADIEAAFSEATSYDDLAERLARLSGDMSIDDLAQLMAQATVAADLEGQASGNG